ATGCGAAGAATGACGTGCCCTGACGCAAGTTGGTGAGGATCGCGGCGTCAAAGATGCGTGGCTCGCGCGTCACAAGTTGGCGCATCCATTCGCGCCGATACTCTACCATCAAGACGGTCACGGACGGGCGACTGGCGTTTCCCCGCTCAATCCACCAGCTCAAGAACACCCAACACGCGGCCAGAAGCGCAAGCGCTACGGCGTCAAGAAGTGTTAAAAGGGACAGGCGTTCAAGAATAGTCATCGGAGGATGCTACCTGTGATTCATGGGACTTGCCATATGGGTAAATTGGTAATATGTTTTTACCAATTACCGCGTTCAGGAGGATGCCCCATGGAAATGCCGGCCCCAGATGTCAGAATCATGGCCAAGAAAGCCAAGCTGGTGGAACGCCTTCAGAAAGTGTTGCCATCCGATGCGGTGATCCATGACGAATTCGAGACCCGTGCCTACGAATGTGATGCACTGACCGCCTATAAATGCCCACCTCTGTGCGCTGTGCTTCCGGCCTCTACCGAAGAAGTGTCTGCGGTGCTCAAAATCTGCCACGAGGAAGGCGTCCCTGTAGTGCCGCGCGGTTCCGGCACGTCGCTGGCAGGCGGCGCGCTGCCGACTGCTGACTGCGTGATCCTTGGCGTGGCCAAGCTGAATGACGTGCTGGAAACCAATTACGACGATCGCTACATCCGCGTGCAAACCGGCCGCACCAACCTGTCGGTGACTGGCGCCGTGGAGGAGAACGATTTCTTCTACGCCCCTGATCCATCCTCGCAGCTTGCCTGTGCCATCGCGGGCAATATCGCGATGAACTCGGGCGGGGCGCACTGCCTGAAATATGGTGTGACCACCAACAACCTTCTGGGCGTCGTGATGGTGCAAATGGACGGCACCGTGATCGAGATCGGCGGCGCACATCTGGATGCGGCAGGTTACGATTTGCTCGGCATCATCTGCGGCTCCGAAGGGCAAATGGGCGTAGTGACGGAAGCCACACTGCGCATCCTGCGCAAACCCGAGGGCGCGAGGCCCGTTCTGATGGGCTTTGACGACAACGAGGTCGCGGGAGCCTGCGTCGCAGACATTATCAAAGCAGGCGTTTTGCCCGTCGCGATCGAATTCATGGACCGCCCCGTTATCCGCGCCACCGAGGCATTTGCGGGCGCAGGCTACCCTGACTGCGAAGCATTGCTGATCGTAGAAGTCGAAGGCTCCCCCGGTGAAATTGACGACCAGCTTGCCAAGATCATGGAGATTGCCCGCAAGCATAACCCGGTGGAACTGCGCGAAAGCACCTCTGCCGAGGAAAGCGCGAAAATCTGGCTGGGCCGCAAATCCGCTTTTGGCGCGATGGGGCAAATCAACGATTACATGTGCCTTGATGGCACAATCCCGGTGTCCGAGCTGCCCTATGTGTTGAAGCGCATCGGCGAGCTGTCCAAGCAGTATGGTCTGGATGTTGGCAACGTCTTCCACGCAGGCGACGGCAACATGCACCCTCTGATCCTGTTCAACGCCAACAAAGAAGGTGATCTGGAGCTGTGCGAAGCGATGGGCGCTGACATCCTGCGCCTTTGTGTCGAAGTCGGCGGGTGCCTGACAGGCGAACACGGTGTGGGCATCGAAAAGCGCGACCTGATGTTCGACCAGTTCAAGCCGGAGGATCTGGAGGCGCAGATGAAAGTCAAAGACGTCTTTGACCCGAAATGGCTGCTGAACCCTGCCAAGGTCTTCCCGCTCAGTGCCACCGAGACCCGCCGCGCGGGATAACTGCGCAGACGAAGAGAAATTCAAAGAAGTTGATCCGATATGATGAAACCTGACAGTGAAGTTGCGCTGGCCGAAGCGGTCGCAAGCGCGAAAAGCCCTCTGCGCATCCAAGGCGGTGGCACCCGCCCCATTGGACATGCGGAGGGCGAGGTTCTGTCCACGACGGGCCTGTCGGGTATCGAGCTTTACGAGCCGGGTGCATTGACGCTGGTCGCGAAGGCTGGAACCCCGATTTCGGTGATCGAAGCCGCGCTCGCCAAGGAAAACCAGCGCCTTCCGTTCGAGCCGATGGACCACCGTGCGTTGCTTGGCACCTCGGGCGAACCGACAATTGGCGGCGTCGTCGCCACCAACGCCTCCGGCCCGCGCCGCATTCAGGCAGGGGCGTGCCGCGACAGCTTGATCGGCGTGCGCTATGTGGACGGGCAGGGGGCGATCATCAAGAACGGCGGTCGTGTGATGAAGAACGTCACCGGCTACGATTTGGTGAAGCTGCTCGCAGGGTCTTATGGCACCTTGGGTGTACTGAGCGAGGTGGGCTTCAAAGTCTTGCCGGGGATTGAGGCCACGGCGACGTTGGTGCTGCACGGTCTGGATGTCCAGCGTGCAGTGGAAGCGATGTCGAAAGCGCTCGGCTCCCCGTTCGAGATTTCGGCCGCAGCCCAGTTCCCAGATGAAGGCAAAACCACGCTAAGGCTCGAAGGGTTCGAGGCCTCCGTAAAATACCGCATGACGCAACTGCGCGTGCTTCTGGATGGCTTTGGCGACATGGAGGAGCTGCAAGGCGAAGCGTCCAAAAAGTTGTGGACTGCCACCCGTGACGTCACCCATTTCGCAGGGGCAGAGGGCGACATCTGGCGCATTTCGGTGAAGCCCAGCGATGCACCTGCGGTGGTAAGCCACCTGCCTGGTGGCTCGAAGCTGTCTCTTGACTGGGGCGGCGGTCTTGTCTGGGTGGTCGCTCCTAAGGGCGCTGATATTCGCAGCGCGATAAGCCATGTCTCTGGCCATGCCACCTGCCTGCGCGGCGCGGCAGCGACATTCCAGCCCGAACCAGCCCAGCTCGCTGTAATTTCCAAGGGCCTGCGCGCGCAATTCGACCCGCGCGGCATTCTGAACGCCGGATTGATGGGATAAGCCATGCAAACGAATTTCTCTCCCGCGCAACTTGAAGACACCGCCACAGCCCATTCTGAAAAAATCCTGAGGGCTTGCGTCCATTGCGGGTTTTGTACGGCCACTTGTCCCACCTATCAGGTGCTGGGTGATGAACTCGACAGTCCGCGAGGCCGCATCTATCTGATCAAGGACATGCTGGAAAATGGGCGCAAGCCGGACGCCAAGACGGTAAAGCATATCGACCGTTGCCTGTCCTGCCTTGCCTGCATGAGCACATGCCCGTCAGGCGTGCACTACATGCACCTTGTCGACCACGCGCGCGAGTATATCGAGCAGAACTATGACCGCCCCCTCACCGACCGTGCGTTGCGTTGGGTGTTGGCGCGAATTTTGCCTTACCCAAACCGCTTCCGCGTGGCACTCCTAGGCGCCAAAATCGGCCGTCCGTTCGCGCGATTCATGCCGGATGCGCGTCTGCGGGCAATGCTTGAAATGGCCCCGAAAACCATTCCGCCCGTCTCGCGCAACGATGACCCGCAAACTTTCCCGCCGGAGGCGCCCAAGAAAATGCGTGTGGCGCTGATGACCGGCTGTGCGCAAAAGGCGCTCAACACCGATATCAACGATGCCACCATCCGCCTGCTCACCCGCCTGGGATGCGAGGTTGTCGTGGCCGAGGGTGCGGGCTGCTGCGGGGCGTTGACCCACCACATGGGCAAAACCTCCGAGAGCCACGCCACCGCCGCCAAGAACATCCGTGCATGGGATGCCGAGATGAAGGGCAAAGGCTTGGACGCCATTGTCATCAACACCTCCGGCTGCGGCACGACGGTCAAAGACTACGGCCACATGTTCCGCGAGCATGCATTGGCGACAGAGGCGGAAGCCGTCTCCAGGATCGCCATGGACGTGTCGGAAGTGCTGATGAAGCTGGACCTGCCTCAAGTGGCGGATCAAGAACTGAAGGTCGCCTACCACGCGGCGTGTTCCTTACAGCATGGCCAGCAAATCAAAACCTACCCGAAAGACCTGCTAAAACGCGCGGGCTTCACGGTGCTAGAGCCGAAAGACCCGCATCTGTGCTGCGGCTCGGCGGGGACGTATAACCTGATGCAGCCGGAGATTTCCAAACAGCTGAAAGACCGCAAGGTGCAAACGCTAGAGGCCAGAAACCCCGACATCATCGCCGCAGGCAATATCGGCTGTATGATGCAAATCGGCTCCGGCACGGACGTTCCGATCGTCCACACGGTGGAGCTTCTGGACTGGGCCACTGGCGGTCCGAAACCGCCCGCCATGCTGGCGGCGGCCAATGGCGGTGTGCGTCCGATGGACATCCCTGTCCTGCGCTGATGGACATTCTAACCGTCCTGTTTAACCCGATCCTGCCGGTCTTCGCGATCATGGCAGGCGGGTTCGTTGCGGGGCGTGCAGGTTGGGTTAGCCTCGCGGATGCACGGGTGATCAACCGCTTCGCGATGACCGTGCTATTGCCGATCTTCGTGTTCAATCTGATCGGAACTGCTCCGATGGCACGGTTCCCATTGGGCGAGGTCGTGCTTTATGCGGCGGTGGAGGTGGTAATCTTCGCCGGTGCCTTCCTCATAGCCCGCTACGCCTTTTCGCGCGATCCGGCGGAATCCGTGCTATTGGCCTTCTGCTGCATCTTTGTAAACAACGCGCTGTATGTGCTGCCCATCTCCATTCTGCTTTACGGTCCAGACGGTGTTCTTCCGGTAACCTCGGTTGTGACGGTGGATTCTATCGTGACCTTCGCGGGTGCAATGATCGCATTGCAATGGATCGGCATGGGCAAGGCACAGCCCCGCGCAGTGTTAATGTCGCTGGCGCGCACGCCCCTGATCCTTGCGATCCTGTGCGGCGTAGTCGTGGGGTTGGCGCAGATTCAGCTGCCCGGACCGATCATGACTTTCGTTCAATTCAACGGGGCAGGGGCTGCGCCCGTGGCTCTGTTCGCGCTGGGCGTGGTGTTGTCGCAAACGAAGTT
Above is a window of Litoreibacter janthinus DNA encoding:
- a CDS encoding AEC family transporter gives rise to the protein MDILTVLFNPILPVFAIMAGGFVAGRAGWVSLADARVINRFAMTVLLPIFVFNLIGTAPMARFPLGEVVLYAAVEVVIFAGAFLIARYAFSRDPAESVLLAFCCIFVNNALYVLPISILLYGPDGVLPVTSVVTVDSIVTFAGAMIALQWIGMGKAQPRAVLMSLARTPLILAILCGVVVGLAQIQLPGPIMTFVQFNGAGAAPVALFALGVVLSQTKFEWDRVVISFTLIKLFAFPLLLWAVFMSAGKFDGDGWAQNSQFLMASAGPAGAMGFSLALLHNIRSDAIAQIVVWTSLLTLVSLAVLA
- a CDS encoding FAD-linked oxidase C-terminal domain-containing protein codes for the protein MEMPAPDVRIMAKKAKLVERLQKVLPSDAVIHDEFETRAYECDALTAYKCPPLCAVLPASTEEVSAVLKICHEEGVPVVPRGSGTSLAGGALPTADCVILGVAKLNDVLETNYDDRYIRVQTGRTNLSVTGAVEENDFFYAPDPSSQLACAIAGNIAMNSGGAHCLKYGVTTNNLLGVVMVQMDGTVIEIGGAHLDAAGYDLLGIICGSEGQMGVVTEATLRILRKPEGARPVLMGFDDNEVAGACVADIIKAGVLPVAIEFMDRPVIRATEAFAGAGYPDCEALLIVEVEGSPGEIDDQLAKIMEIARKHNPVELRESTSAEESAKIWLGRKSAFGAMGQINDYMCLDGTIPVSELPYVLKRIGELSKQYGLDVGNVFHAGDGNMHPLILFNANKEGDLELCEAMGADILRLCVEVGGCLTGEHGVGIEKRDLMFDQFKPEDLEAQMKVKDVFDPKWLLNPAKVFPLSATETRRAG
- a CDS encoding FAD-binding protein: MKPDSEVALAEAVASAKSPLRIQGGGTRPIGHAEGEVLSTTGLSGIELYEPGALTLVAKAGTPISVIEAALAKENQRLPFEPMDHRALLGTSGEPTIGGVVATNASGPRRIQAGACRDSLIGVRYVDGQGAIIKNGGRVMKNVTGYDLVKLLAGSYGTLGVLSEVGFKVLPGIEATATLVLHGLDVQRAVEAMSKALGSPFEISAAAQFPDEGKTTLRLEGFEASVKYRMTQLRVLLDGFGDMEELQGEASKKLWTATRDVTHFAGAEGDIWRISVKPSDAPAVVSHLPGGSKLSLDWGGGLVWVVAPKGADIRSAISHVSGHATCLRGAAATFQPEPAQLAVISKGLRAQFDPRGILNAGLMG
- the glcF gene encoding glycolate oxidase subunit GlcF, with amino-acid sequence MQTNFSPAQLEDTATAHSEKILRACVHCGFCTATCPTYQVLGDELDSPRGRIYLIKDMLENGRKPDAKTVKHIDRCLSCLACMSTCPSGVHYMHLVDHAREYIEQNYDRPLTDRALRWVLARILPYPNRFRVALLGAKIGRPFARFMPDARLRAMLEMAPKTIPPVSRNDDPQTFPPEAPKKMRVALMTGCAQKALNTDINDATIRLLTRLGCEVVVAEGAGCCGALTHHMGKTSESHATAAKNIRAWDAEMKGKGLDAIVINTSGCGTTVKDYGHMFREHALATEAEAVSRIAMDVSEVLMKLDLPQVADQELKVAYHAACSLQHGQQIKTYPKDLLKRAGFTVLEPKDPHLCCGSAGTYNLMQPEISKQLKDRKVQTLEARNPDIIAAGNIGCMMQIGSGTDVPIVHTVELLDWATGGPKPPAMLAAANGGVRPMDIPVLR